Within the Tursiops truncatus isolate mTurTru1 chromosome 19, mTurTru1.mat.Y, whole genome shotgun sequence genome, the region actaagacccgaggcagccaaaaataaataaataaatactttaaataacaCCCCTCAAGCCTAGGTCTCACCCTCAcagcccaagccccaccccttTACCTTAGTCACCACCCTAAAATTTATAACATTCATACTTCTTCAGCCTGGACCCTGCCCCCACCTAAGCCCCACCCCTCCACCTTAGGCTCCACTCCAAAAGCGTCAAGCTTTCAGCCTAAGCACTGGCCCTTCAAGTCTAACTTGGGTACCCCATTCTCAGCTCCGACCTAACGTCCAGTCTTCACCTGTTCAACATAAGCCCTGCTCACATTCAAGGTTAGCAGGGAGAAGTGCCCCAGGAAAAGCCTAGGGAGCCTGGATTTGTGGGAACCTAGAGAGGAGGTTGGTGGAAAGAGAGGAGGTGGCTCCCAGTCTGTACCGCCCCTCAAAGGCCTGGCCCCAAACCAAAAGCAACGCCCCATTGAGCCCACTTTGCATTGTACAGCGGTATTCTGTTCTGACCTCTTTGATTGGTCCCTCCACAAGCCCTCTACTCAAACCTACTCTGCATTGGACTGCCCCTCAGAGTCACCCTCTCTGATTGGTCCCTGCTTTCCAAACTCCTTGCTCCTGATTGGGCAAGTCCTTGCACATGCCTCTTTCTGATTGGATCGTTTGCAATCATGAACCTGGAGGCAGACAGTTTAACCGTGGTGTGGGGGGTagtgggaggagaaagaggaggtagAGGAAGAGGAGCGGGTTCCCTGAATCCCCTGCCTAAGAGAGGGAGTGGCCGTGGACCACAGGATAGCTTTGGGTTAAAGTTCTAACTGTACAGAccactagctgtgtggctttgagcGAGTATTTTtgacttctgtgcctcagtttcttcatttgtaaattggGATAAAACTGGTACCTTCTTCACGGGTTACTGTAggaattaaattagttaatacctGTAAAGTGCTTATagaagtacctggcacataggaagcccTCAATCAGAGTTGGCTATTATTATCCATTTGATCATGTAAGttcatgaccttggacaagtccttTTGCCTCTCTGATCCCTGCAGACCAGGAGTTGCTGACCTCTTCATTGAATGAGCCGTCCTATCTCCTCATCTCTAGCCTTCAGGAACTGAGGCTGTGCAGAGGGATGTGTAGAGACATCCCTAGCAAGAGAAATGGGATAGGGGCACCAGCATGGGTGAAAGAGAGGAGAGGCGCTCAACCCAACCCTCTCCCCACAGAAAACTGAGGGCAGTGGGGATCTCTCTATAGTCCAGTGTAGAGCGATTCTATCCTGAATCCCTCATGCAAAGGGCTTGTCCTGACTGGGGACAAGGGGCAAGGGATGGGACAGAGTGGGGTGATGAGGACATGTTAAggctgggaaggaaggggaagggttggAGCTGGGCTTGTGGACCCTCCCCCAGGAATGACAgggccgggggaggggcagccagggCCCAAGGTCACTCTGTCCTTGTTACCATGGCAACAGCCACCTCTCAACTGGGAACCTGGaaaagggtgggaggagggagttcCCAGGTCCCTGAATCTAGGGACAGAGAGAGGAACAATCAGAGAcctggaggagaggcagagagagacagtgaTTCAACTCTGTGAAAACCTGCCCATCTCAGAATCCTCAGAGCCTGGTACACTGTGGGTGCTCAATGAATGTCCCTCAGAAACAGAAAGCCTGAGAGAGTCAAATACCCAgagatgacagagaaagaaagaagaatctcCAGACAGGGGCAGGCAGTGTCCCTTTCCTGCCTCCTCAACCTCATACTCCTCGGGGTTCCACTGAGAGTCCTGGATCCTCTTAATCTTTCCCAGACCTGGGCCCTCAGGCCTACCCAACTGCACAAACCACCCACCCCCAGCAACTCCCCAGCCCCTGAAGCTGTTCTATTTCACTTTTATAGCAACTTCAACAACTTTTCTGCCTTTAAAATCTTCCTGCGTGGGGGCTTACTGAGAAAATTAGCATAGGTACCAGCTAATGCCTGCTAGGGTGGGAAGGTGAGAGGTGGGGAGACAGGCACTCGGCCTTCTTTACTCTCAGGGACGCAGGTGTCCTTGTCCCCCTTGGGAGTGGCCCCTCCACAGATTCAGATATCCCCTCAATCCCTCTAGGAGACCAGGCCTCCCTCATTTCTCCCTAGGAAATCCTGCAGGCCCCTCCCTTTCTTTCAGAGGAACAGGTACTGAATCCTCCTCTACTCCCAGGCCTCAGCAGGCGTCCACTGGATCTGCCTGCCCTCTACTGGCCTAAGGCTGGTACTGCAGGACTGCCACCTACAGCCCACAGTGAGGAACAGAAACTGAGCCAGAACTGAGGGTCTCTGAGTTcttgtattttaatttctttaaggtCTCAGATGTTCAGGTCCTAGGGGGCCTGAGTTCAGGTCCCCCGCCCAGAGGTCAGCGAAAGAAAGACAACTTCTCCTGGAGCCAGGCCTCTGTGAGGTCATCAGTGGTGCGGATTTCAAACACCTGGGCAGAGAGAGGGCTCAGTATTATAATCCACTCAGGAACCGAAAAGAGTGAGGGCCCTGACCCCCTCCTCCTTCAGACCCAGGAACCCAGATCCCCAGCCCCCTCATGGCACAGACCAGGAGTCCAGACTCTCCCTCTCACACTCGGGAgcctcagccccaggcccagacCTTTGTGAGCTCTGCCGTCTGCACCAGCCTGTTCTTGCTTCCTGCGTACATCATCTGTTGTTCAGGCTTGCAGCCTGTgtggaaaagagaaggaggaagcatAACTGGGGGATGCCAGAGTGTTCTCTAAGGCCCTAGTAATGTCCTGCAGACCCTGGAGTTTTCTAAGAGTCCCAGGAACTGTTCTAAGGAGATCCCTGGAGGCTATAGTCAGAGTCCCCAGGTTTGTTTGGGGGCTTGAAGTTATTTTAGGGTCCCTGGAGTTGGTTTGGGGCCAGACAGGGGTTTCTAGGTAAAAGGAAGAAGTGAGTTTGCTTATACGCCTCAGGACTAAGGAGGATGGGGGCTCTGTGCCTCCACCTCCACCCAATGCCCTCTCAGgactcacaccacacacaccacactctcACACAGGCAcctatacacatgcacacagtcACACAATCACCAGTcacaggcatgcacacacacttgcactcaaacacacacacttacacacccTCACACAGAATCTAAGACCACTTTCTCAGGATGAGTAGAGCTGTGTCTCACCCACAGGGCTGGAGAAGATGAAACACAAGGGGTAGGACACTCGGCCATCGGCGTGCGTGTACTTGTAGCTGTAGACCACGAACCTACAGCAGCAAGAGGGAATCCAAACTCAAGACTTGGCCTGGAGCCCAGGCCCAGTGCCCATTACCTGAGACCACAACCTTGAAATCTTGACTGAGTCTGAGAACCTAGGGTTAACAACTGAGACGCAGGGTACTAGCCTCAAAcacaataaatgatttaaaaaataataataaaaatggataaataataagaacctgctgtattaaaattaattaattaattaattttttaaaaaaagataacatagAACTATACATACAGTGTATAAATGTCAGTTTCCCAGTTTTGATACTGTACTGTAGTTAGGTAAGATgtaaccattgggggaaactggataAGGGGTACTATATTTGCAACTCTCTGTGAAtctataataatttcaaaattaaaagtctttttaataattaaaataataataataatagtaaatgctaaatagaactaccatgtgatccagcaattccactgctgggtatttatcaaagaaaatgaaaacaataatttgaaaagatagatgcacccccatatttattgcagcattatttataatagccaagatatggaaaaaacctaagtacccattgatggatgaatggataaagaagatgcagtatacacacacacacacacacacacacacacacacacacacacacaatggaatactattcagccataaaaaagaacgaaatcttgccatatgcaacatggatggatgttgagggcattacgctaagtgaaataagtcagagaaggatAAATGtcttatgatctcacttatatgtggaatttaaaaaataaaaacaaagaaacaagccaCCAAgttcataaatacagagaacagattagtggttgccaaaggtgggggtgggcgaaatgggtgaagggagtcaaaacgtacaaatttccagttatttgatttcccattatttattttaaataagtccTAGGGATATGACGTACAGCATGGTAAGTATAGTTAACAGTGcagtattgtatatttgaaagttgctaaaagagtagatattAAAAGTCCTCAtcgtaagaaaaaaatttttttaaactatgtatgatgacagatgttaactagattaTGGTGGTGAACAGTTTGTAatacagtatatacaaatatcaaatcattatgttgtacacctgaaactaatataatatgtcaaatatatctcaataaaaaattttttttaagaaaaagtggcttagggacttccctggcggtccagtggttaagactctgcccttccactgcaggggcgcaggttccatccctggtcagggaactaagatctcacatgccgagtggtgcggccaaaataaataaataaataagtgcttATTTgattcacaacaaccctatgatgtaggtactattattatccccatactacagatggaaaaattgaggcccagagaggtgaagtcacttgcccaagtttCTATGGatagatttgaacccaggaagttgGCTGGTAGAGTATAAGTGCTCAACCACTATGTTTTACTATACAGAGAACTAGAATCAGGGGCTGAGACTACAGCCAGCTACATAATTTCCCAAGCCcagcacaaaatgaaaatgcagggcccctTTTTATAAACACAGGAGAaaggcttttttcctttcttctgcagtCTCTCTTCagattgatcttttaaaatttcctatttaAAATCACGCTCTCTTGGGCATGGGGACACTCACAGAGGGAATGGAAATGCTCAAAGGCACACCCTGGAACTTGTCATGCAGGGGGTGAGTACCGACCCTGACCCTGACACTCCCTGAACCTGTAATCGGGTCCCCTGCCTAGGACAGAGGGCAGCAGCCATTGCTGGGCAATGCAGGGAATGGGTAGCTGAGAACCCATCCAGGCTGGAGATATGAGCTGAGGGAGGCTCCAAGCCCCCGGCGCATGCTCCATTGTTCCATCACACTTCACACAAAACACAGATTCAAAGATATAACtataaagaatttcaagacagcaggCAGTCGTAAAGCATCAAGCCCTGCATTCAAGGCTCCCTTCTGGGTACGgggccctgtgtgactgcactTGTCAGACGCCCAGGATGCTGGTCCTGGCTGAGATCTAGAGCCTGAGATCTCAACTCTGAGGCTCAGAGTTGTAGGGCACCCAAAAATCAGTTGAGATGAAAAATCTAAAGAGACCAGTTTTCACAGAAGTGTCGAAAAGCTCCTCCACACACAAAAGCACCAG harbors:
- the GMFG gene encoding glia maturation factor gamma, which encodes MSDSLVVCEVDPELKEKLRKFRFRKETDNAAIIMKVDKDRQMVVLEEEFQNISPEELKMELPERQPRFVVYSYKYTHADGRVSYPLCFIFSSPVGCKPEQQMMYAGSKNRLVQTAELTKVFEIRTTDDLTEAWLQEKLSFFR